In one window of Nakamurella sp. PAMC28650 DNA:
- a CDS encoding GNAT family N-acetyltransferase encodes MSVFAPDGRALVGRYVRLDRTVLGDAHALFDALDDDRVYAGNFMGGPAARPNTAENMGGVLGAALSTPGRIPYTVRLTGEGGLGSAGQVVGTSSLGNLSLTDERVHLGWTGYSSHVWGTQVNPECKLLMLEHCFIDCGLGRVQIQTDRVNERSQAAIERLGAVREGVLRRHIQRADGTFRDTVVYSILKDEWPGVKAGLIERLA; translated from the coding sequence ATGTCTGTCTTCGCACCTGACGGCCGCGCCCTGGTGGGCCGTTACGTCCGACTCGACCGAACGGTACTGGGCGATGCGCACGCGCTGTTCGATGCGCTCGACGACGACCGTGTCTACGCCGGGAACTTCATGGGAGGTCCGGCGGCGCGGCCGAACACCGCGGAGAACATGGGCGGGGTGCTGGGCGCGGCGCTGTCGACCCCGGGGCGGATCCCGTACACGGTCCGGTTGACCGGTGAGGGCGGTCTCGGGTCGGCCGGCCAGGTGGTCGGGACGAGCAGCCTGGGCAATCTCTCGCTCACCGACGAACGCGTGCACCTGGGCTGGACCGGCTACAGCTCGCACGTCTGGGGGACGCAGGTGAATCCCGAATGCAAGCTGCTGATGCTCGAGCACTGCTTCATCGACTGCGGTCTGGGACGGGTGCAGATCCAGACCGACCGGGTCAACGAGCGGTCCCAGGCCGCCATCGAACGGCTGGGTGCGGTGCGAGAAGGTGTGCTGCGCAGGCACATCCAACGAGCCGACGGCACCTTTCGGGACACCGTGGTGTACTCCATCCTGAAGGACGAGTGGCCGGGAGTGAAGGCCGGACTCATCGAGCGGCTTGCCTGA
- the fmt gene encoding methionyl-tRNA formyltransferase encodes MRIVFAGTPAPAVPSLQALLDSGHDVVAVISRPDAPAGRGRKAGSSPVADLARDAGIELLTPVSARDPEFVARLTELAPEAAAVVAYGAILRQNVLDIPAHGWVNLHFSLLPAWRGAAPVQAAIRAGDDITGASTFALEAGLDTGPVYGIVTEPISPVDTAGTLLTRLSLSGAKLLVATMDGIADGSLRAVPQPVDGVSHAAKITVADAEIDWWAPAVAIDRRIRAVTPAPGAWTGSPWGRLGIGPVQITEVTDLAPGEMRAEKKQVLIGTGTTAVRLSELQPTGRKSMAAPDWARGARPDPEVRLASPPAAPSPVAGP; translated from the coding sequence GTGCGCATCGTCTTCGCCGGCACCCCGGCTCCCGCTGTGCCGTCCCTGCAAGCACTTCTGGATTCCGGACATGACGTCGTGGCCGTGATCAGCCGGCCGGATGCGCCCGCGGGACGTGGCCGGAAGGCCGGCTCCTCGCCGGTCGCCGATCTGGCCCGGGACGCCGGCATCGAGCTGCTGACGCCGGTCAGCGCCAGAGATCCCGAATTCGTCGCCCGGCTGACCGAGCTGGCCCCGGAGGCAGCGGCGGTGGTCGCCTACGGCGCGATCCTGCGGCAGAACGTGCTCGACATCCCCGCCCACGGTTGGGTCAACCTGCACTTCTCCCTGCTGCCGGCCTGGCGCGGTGCGGCCCCGGTGCAGGCGGCCATCAGAGCCGGCGACGACATCACCGGGGCCAGCACCTTCGCGCTGGAAGCGGGGCTCGACACGGGTCCGGTCTACGGCATCGTCACCGAGCCGATCTCACCGGTCGATACCGCTGGAACGCTCCTGACGAGGCTGTCCCTCTCGGGCGCGAAGCTGCTGGTCGCCACCATGGACGGGATCGCCGACGGTTCCCTGCGGGCGGTTCCCCAGCCCGTCGACGGCGTCAGCCACGCAGCCAAGATCACCGTTGCGGACGCCGAGATCGACTGGTGGGCACCGGCTGTCGCGATCGACCGCCGGATCCGGGCGGTCACCCCCGCGCCGGGGGCGTGGACCGGCTCACCGTGGGGCCGGCTGGGCATCGGCCCGGTGCAGATCACCGAGGTCACGGATCTGGCCCCGGGCGAGATGCGGGCCGAGAAGAAGCAGGTGCTGATCGGAACCGGCACCACCGCGGTGCGCCTGTCCGAATTGCAGCCGACCGGCCGGAAGTCGATGGCCGCGCCGGACTGGGCCAGGGGAGCGCGACCGGACCCGGAAGTGCGGCTCGCCTCCCCGCCGGCAGCCCCCTCACCAGTAGCAGGCCCGTGA
- a CDS encoding RsmB/NOP family class I SAM-dependent RNA methyltransferase, which produces MSAADRQGRGGQRPSQGPRGGRSADGDRRGGGGPPRRPQTRRPPDVDHARQAALDLLAAVRSRSAYANLTLPGLLNDRGLSGRDAALATELAYGTCRALGQLDAVIGACCDRPLAELDGPVLDALRLATYQLLHTRIPDHAAVSVTVDLVRAGPNPGAAGFVNAVLRKVSRQNLAGWIAEIGPDRGVDPLGYLALSTAHPRWIASAIKESLGAGNDDYGMAELEAALLADDIAPQVHLLAKPGRISQDELMIASAGERARYSPFGVYLPTGDPGRISAIADGRAAVQDEGSQLVALALVSAELQGQDKRWLDLASGPGGKAALLGAWAGQVGARVDAVEITPHRAELVRKAVAGLPVAVHTADGRDPGLPAAAFDRVLLDAPCTGLGALRRRPEARWRRQQSDVAPLVKLQRELLASAAKLVRPGGLVAYVTCSPHLSETSGVISRRPEDLELIDARPYLPGVPDLGDGPTVQLWPHRQGTDGMFLALMRRVL; this is translated from the coding sequence ATGAGTGCCGCAGACCGCCAGGGTCGCGGAGGCCAGCGCCCGAGTCAGGGTCCCCGCGGGGGGCGCTCGGCCGACGGTGATCGTCGCGGCGGTGGTGGTCCGCCCCGGCGCCCGCAGACCAGGCGCCCGCCGGACGTCGACCACGCCCGTCAGGCCGCTCTGGACCTGCTCGCCGCGGTTCGCTCCCGCAGCGCCTACGCGAACCTGACGTTGCCAGGGCTGCTCAACGACCGGGGCCTGTCCGGTCGCGACGCCGCACTGGCCACCGAACTCGCCTACGGCACCTGCCGGGCGTTGGGCCAGCTGGACGCGGTCATCGGCGCCTGCTGCGACCGGCCGCTGGCCGAACTCGACGGCCCGGTGCTCGATGCGCTCAGGCTCGCGACCTACCAACTCCTGCACACCCGGATTCCCGACCACGCGGCGGTGTCCGTCACCGTCGACCTGGTCCGCGCCGGTCCGAATCCCGGCGCCGCCGGCTTCGTGAACGCCGTGCTGCGCAAGGTGTCCCGTCAGAACCTGGCCGGGTGGATCGCCGAGATCGGGCCGGACCGCGGGGTCGACCCGCTGGGTTACCTGGCGTTGTCGACCGCTCATCCACGCTGGATCGCCTCGGCCATCAAGGAGTCGCTCGGGGCCGGCAACGACGACTACGGGATGGCCGAACTCGAGGCCGCCCTGCTCGCGGACGACATCGCCCCGCAGGTCCACCTGCTGGCCAAACCGGGGCGGATCAGCCAGGACGAGCTGATGATCGCCTCCGCCGGCGAGCGCGCCAGGTACTCGCCCTTCGGCGTCTACCTGCCGACCGGCGATCCGGGGCGGATCTCGGCGATCGCCGACGGTCGCGCCGCGGTCCAGGACGAGGGTTCGCAGCTGGTCGCGCTCGCACTGGTCAGTGCCGAGCTGCAGGGACAGGACAAGCGCTGGCTCGATCTCGCGTCAGGTCCCGGGGGCAAGGCCGCGCTGCTGGGCGCCTGGGCCGGGCAGGTCGGGGCCAGGGTCGACGCGGTCGAGATCACCCCGCACCGCGCCGAGTTGGTCCGCAAGGCGGTCGCCGGACTGCCGGTGGCGGTGCACACCGCGGATGGCCGCGACCCCGGACTGCCGGCGGCGGCGTTCGACCGCGTCCTGCTGGACGCGCCGTGCACCGGTCTCGGGGCGCTGCGCCGCCGGCCGGAGGCGCGGTGGCGTCGACAGCAGAGCGACGTCGCGCCGCTGGTGAAGCTGCAGCGCGAGCTGCTGGCCTCGGCCGCCAAGCTGGTCCGCCCTGGCGGGCTGGTCGCGTACGTGACCTGCTCGCCGCACCTGTCCGAGACGAGCGGCGTCATCTCGCGACGGCCGGAAGATCTGGAACTGATCGACGCCCGCCCGTACCTGCCCGGCGTCCCCGACCTCGGGGACGGACCGACCGTCCAACTCTGGCCGCACCGGCAGGGCACCGACGGCATGTTCCTGGCGCTGATGCGCCGCGTGCTCTAG
- the rpe gene encoding ribulose-phosphate 3-epimerase: MIAPSILSADFARLADEAAAVIGADWLHVDVMDNHFVPNLTLGLPVVKSLLAATDIPLDCHLMIDDPDRWAVAYAEAGAYNVTVHVEAVADPVTMAVELRAAGAKAGLSLKPGTDLEDWIEVLPHYDTLLIMTVEPGFGGQSFMPEMMSKVTMARRMVETGHLTVVVQVDGGIDLETIERAAEAGADCFVAGSAVYGMSDPAAAVQALRQKALAHRRPPTPSE; the protein is encoded by the coding sequence TTGATCGCACCGAGCATCCTGTCGGCGGACTTCGCCAGGCTGGCCGACGAGGCAGCGGCCGTCATCGGGGCCGACTGGCTGCACGTGGACGTCATGGACAACCACTTCGTGCCGAACCTCACGCTCGGGTTGCCGGTGGTCAAATCACTGCTCGCGGCGACCGACATCCCGCTCGACTGCCACCTGATGATCGACGACCCGGACCGCTGGGCGGTCGCCTACGCCGAGGCCGGCGCCTACAACGTGACGGTGCACGTCGAGGCCGTGGCCGATCCGGTGACGATGGCCGTCGAGCTGCGGGCCGCCGGCGCCAAGGCCGGCCTCTCGCTCAAGCCCGGCACCGATCTGGAGGACTGGATCGAGGTGCTACCGCACTACGACACGCTGCTGATCATGACGGTCGAGCCCGGCTTCGGTGGGCAGTCGTTCATGCCGGAGATGATGTCCAAGGTGACCATGGCGCGACGGATGGTCGAGACGGGGCACCTCACCGTCGTGGTCCAGGTCGACGGCGGGATCGACCTGGAAACCATCGAACGTGCGGCGGAGGCGGGCGCCGACTGCTTCGTCGCCGGCTCGGCGGTCTACGGCATGTCCGACCCGGCGGCAGCGGTGCAGGCCCTCCGGCAGAAGGCCCTGGCCCACCGACGACCCCCGACGCCGTCCGAATAG
- a CDS encoding riboflavin synthase, translating into MFTGIVEERGEVVALDLAPDGADARVTVRGPLVTQDVKHGESIAVSGVCLTVVASSGGTFTADVMAETLLRTSAKEWSPGRPVNLERSVTPTTRLGGHLVQGHIDGVGTVVSRVPHEGWDEFGISVSNDLARYIAGKGSVAVDGISLTVIDVTDSPTGAVFTLGIIPETRTATTLGSTAVGASVNIEVDVMAKYAERLLSFRPAEAAAVTGDTDGTGSTQRSEQS; encoded by the coding sequence ATGTTCACCGGGATCGTCGAAGAGCGCGGCGAAGTAGTTGCACTCGACCTTGCGCCGGACGGGGCTGACGCGCGTGTGACGGTGCGCGGCCCGCTCGTCACCCAGGACGTGAAGCACGGCGAATCGATTGCCGTGTCCGGGGTCTGCCTGACGGTGGTCGCCTCCTCGGGCGGGACCTTCACCGCCGACGTGATGGCCGAGACCCTGCTGCGCACCAGCGCCAAGGAGTGGTCGCCCGGCCGGCCGGTCAATCTGGAGCGGTCGGTCACCCCGACGACCCGGCTGGGCGGGCACCTCGTACAGGGTCACATCGACGGCGTCGGCACGGTGGTGTCCAGGGTCCCGCACGAGGGCTGGGACGAGTTCGGCATCTCCGTCAGCAACGACCTGGCCCGCTACATCGCCGGCAAGGGATCGGTTGCGGTGGACGGAATCTCGCTGACCGTCATCGATGTCACAGACTCGCCGACCGGCGCGGTGTTCACCCTCGGGATCATCCCAGAGACCAGGACGGCCACCACGCTGGGCAGCACGGCCGTCGGGGCGAGCGTCAACATCGAGGTCGACGTGATGGCGAAGTACGCGGAGCGACTCCTGTCGTTCCGGCCGGCGGAGGCCGCTGCCGTCACCGGCGACACGGATGGCACGGGCAGCACCCAGAGGTCGGAGCAGTCATGA
- a CDS encoding bifunctional 3,4-dihydroxy-2-butanone-4-phosphate synthase/GTP cyclohydrolase II: MTNSTSEQVRSAAGFDTIEFAVAEIAAGRAVVVVDDEDRENEGDLIFAAELATPELVAFTVRHSSGLICVPMTGEDCDRLGLPPMYHVNQDRKGTAYTVSVDARDGVTTGISATDRAWTMRVLAQDSTTADDLTRPGHVLPLRAREGGVLVRPGHTEAAVDLAKLAGLRPVAGICEVVSSTDVGEMARLPELKEFAAEHHLALISIADLVAYRRAREVQVTKIADARMPLPQGMFRAVGYMSKVTGRELIALVHGDISSGEDVLVRVHSECLTGDVLGSLRCDCGPQLHAALDAVVAEGRGVVLYIRGHEGRGIGLLEKLRAYELQDEGADTVDANLALGLPSDSREYGTGAQVLADLGITSMRLLTNNPAKRAGLEGYGLHIIGRVPLAVSVNPENLRYLTTKRDRMGHDISELEPDRTISELEQDRT; this comes from the coding sequence ATGACGAACAGCACGAGCGAGCAGGTCAGGTCCGCGGCGGGCTTCGACACCATCGAGTTCGCGGTCGCCGAGATCGCCGCCGGCCGGGCCGTGGTCGTCGTGGACGACGAGGACCGCGAGAACGAGGGCGACCTGATCTTCGCCGCCGAACTGGCGACGCCCGAGCTGGTGGCCTTCACCGTCCGTCATTCCTCCGGACTGATCTGCGTTCCGATGACGGGCGAGGACTGCGACCGTCTCGGCCTGCCGCCGATGTACCACGTCAACCAGGACCGCAAGGGCACGGCCTACACCGTCTCCGTGGACGCCAGAGATGGTGTGACGACCGGGATCTCGGCGACCGATCGGGCCTGGACCATGCGGGTGCTGGCGCAGGACTCGACCACCGCCGACGACCTGACGAGGCCGGGACACGTGCTTCCGCTGCGGGCCCGCGAAGGTGGGGTGCTGGTGCGCCCCGGCCACACCGAGGCCGCCGTCGATCTGGCGAAGCTGGCCGGTCTGCGGCCGGTGGCCGGGATCTGCGAGGTCGTCAGTTCGACCGACGTGGGCGAGATGGCGCGACTGCCGGAGTTGAAGGAGTTCGCCGCCGAACACCACCTCGCACTGATCTCGATCGCCGATCTCGTCGCCTACCGCAGAGCCCGCGAGGTCCAGGTGACGAAGATCGCGGACGCGCGGATGCCGTTGCCGCAGGGCATGTTCCGCGCCGTCGGGTACATGAGCAAGGTCACCGGCCGCGAACTGATCGCCCTGGTGCACGGGGACATCTCCAGCGGTGAGGACGTGCTGGTGCGCGTCCACTCCGAATGCCTGACCGGCGACGTGCTCGGCTCGCTGCGCTGCGACTGCGGGCCGCAGCTGCACGCCGCACTGGACGCCGTCGTCGCCGAGGGCCGCGGGGTGGTGCTGTACATCCGCGGGCACGAGGGACGCGGGATCGGCCTGCTCGAGAAGCTGCGTGCCTACGAACTGCAGGACGAGGGGGCCGACACCGTCGACGCGAATCTCGCGCTGGGTCTGCCCTCGGATTCCCGCGAGTACGGCACCGGCGCGCAGGTGCTCGCCGACCTGGGCATCACCTCGATGCGGCTGCTGACCAACAACCCGGCCAAGCGGGCCGGCCTCGAGGGCTACGGCCTGCACATCATCGGCCGGGTGCCGCTGGCCGTCTCGGTCAATCCGGAGAACCTGCGCTACCTGACCACCAAGCGCGACCGGATGGGTCACGACATCTCCGAGCTGGAACCGGATCGGACGATCTCCGAGCTGGAACAGGACCGGACGTGA
- the ribH gene encoding 6,7-dimethyl-8-ribityllumazine synthase has translation MTGEGRPAFTVPSAPGLRIGIVSTSWNSGITDLLLERALAVCTEAGTTRPTVVRVPGALELAVVAQQLASDHDAVVALGLVVRGGTPHFEYVCDAVTAGLTRVALDSGVPVGNGVLTCDTMEQAVARAGGPDAYEDKGGEAAAAALETALVLRKLRGAGSGMGFGR, from the coding sequence GTGACCGGCGAGGGCCGTCCGGCCTTCACCGTGCCCTCCGCGCCGGGCCTGCGGATCGGCATCGTGTCGACGTCGTGGAACTCCGGCATCACCGACCTCCTGCTGGAGCGGGCGCTCGCCGTCTGCACCGAGGCCGGCACCACTCGGCCCACCGTCGTGCGGGTGCCGGGAGCGCTGGAACTGGCGGTCGTCGCGCAGCAGTTGGCCTCCGATCACGACGCGGTGGTGGCTCTCGGGCTGGTCGTCCGCGGTGGCACCCCGCATTTCGAGTACGTCTGCGACGCGGTGACGGCGGGGCTGACGAGGGTGGCGCTCGATTCCGGCGTACCGGTCGGCAACGGTGTCCTGACATGCGACACCATGGAGCAGGCGGTCGCCCGCGCCGGTGGGCCGGATGCCTACGAGGACAAGGGCGGCGAGGCTGCGGCCGCCGCCCTGGAGACCGCCCTGGTTCTACGCAAGTTGCGCGGCGCCGGTTCCGGGATGGGTTTCGGGCGTTGA
- a CDS encoding PH domain-containing protein — protein sequence MSNEGKPTTEPLLVIRPHKIAILAVISASAVFLAMVLVGILLHNTNDGVSFQTSDQIGLGGLGLLIGIAILMMARPTLKVFPEGMLIRNILGENFYEWALIYEVSFPQGAQWALLRMPDDETHPVMAIQLLDRGRAVESLQAVRKLHARYAPPPPKSAIPDEEALRILEQQENNRPLGRLEIIDRVKAAKGKGVK from the coding sequence ATGAGCAACGAAGGCAAGCCGACGACCGAGCCGCTGTTGGTGATCCGGCCCCACAAGATCGCCATCCTGGCCGTCATCTCGGCCTCGGCCGTGTTCCTGGCCATGGTCCTGGTCGGGATCCTGCTGCACAACACCAACGACGGGGTCTCGTTCCAGACCTCGGACCAGATCGGGCTCGGCGGGCTCGGCCTGCTGATCGGCATCGCCATCCTGATGATGGCCCGTCCGACCCTCAAGGTCTTCCCCGAAGGCATGCTGATCCGCAACATCCTCGGCGAGAACTTCTACGAGTGGGCGCTGATCTACGAGGTCTCCTTCCCGCAGGGCGCCCAGTGGGCATTGCTCCGGATGCCCGACGACGAGACCCACCCCGTGATGGCGATCCAGCTGCTGGACCGCGGGCGTGCGGTGGAGTCGCTGCAGGCCGTCCGCAAGCTGCACGCCCGGTACGCGCCGCCACCGCCGAAGTCCGCCATTCCCGACGAGGAGGCGCTCCGGATCCTCGAGCAGCAGGAGAACAACCGCCCCCTCGGACGACTGGAGATCATCGACCGCGTCAAGGCCGCCAAGGGCAAGGGCGTCAAGTAG
- a CDS encoding DUF1844 domain-containing protein has protein sequence MSTPPPIPADSVPSADDTGRDQHDQSHDHAGENGFQDRELVDITAVEVISRAAVMLMSASAEQLGLASDDPEHPAHRDLDEARTLITALAGLLQASLPDLGPHAAAFRDGLQALQGAFRDYSIVQDAPGAGPGETPRRPPAAL, from the coding sequence GTGAGTACCCCCCCACCAATCCCAGCAGATTCCGTCCCCTCTGCCGACGACACCGGCCGTGACCAGCACGATCAAAGTCACGATCATGCCGGCGAGAACGGGTTCCAAGATCGCGAGCTGGTCGACATCACGGCCGTCGAGGTGATCAGCCGGGCGGCGGTGATGCTCATGTCGGCCTCCGCCGAGCAGCTCGGCCTGGCCTCCGACGACCCGGAGCACCCGGCCCATCGTGATCTGGACGAGGCACGCACGCTGATCACCGCCCTGGCCGGCCTGCTGCAGGCCTCCCTACCCGACCTCGGACCGCACGCCGCGGCGTTCCGCGACGGTCTGCAGGCACTGCAGGGTGCGTTCCGCGACTACTCGATCGTCCAGGACGCACCGGGAGCGGGACCGGGCGAGACGCCACGCCGTCCGCCCGCGGCGCTGTAG
- the infC gene encoding translation initiation factor IF-3 — MTPQPAGTQEDSISVEPRINDRIRVPEIRLVGAAGEQIGIVTVTEALRMAQEQDLDLVEVAPEARPPVCKLMDYGKFKYESAQKAREARRNQVLTVIKEMKLRPKIDSHDYETKKGHVERFLKAGDKVKVTIMFRGREQSRPELGFRLLQRLSADVAELGFVESAPKQDGRNMIMVLAPHKTVKPKPVATPAPAVAAE; from the coding sequence ATCACTCCACAACCCGCAGGTACCCAGGAGGATTCAATCAGCGTCGAGCCACGCATCAACGACAGGATTCGCGTTCCAGAAATTCGTCTCGTCGGGGCGGCCGGAGAACAGATCGGCATCGTCACCGTCACCGAGGCGCTTCGGATGGCCCAGGAGCAGGACCTCGACCTCGTCGAGGTCGCGCCGGAAGCACGTCCACCGGTCTGCAAGCTCATGGACTACGGCAAGTTCAAGTACGAAAGTGCTCAGAAGGCCCGTGAAGCCCGTCGTAATCAGGTCCTGACGGTCATCAAGGAAATGAAGCTCCGCCCGAAGATCGATTCGCACGACTACGAGACCAAGAAGGGTCACGTCGAGCGTTTCCTCAAGGCCGGGGACAAGGTCAAGGTCACCATCATGTTCCGGGGTCGCGAGCAGTCGCGTCCGGAGCTCGGGTTCCGTCTGCTGCAACGGCTTTCCGCCGACGTGGCCGAACTGGGATTCGTCGAGAGCGCACCGAAGCAGGATGGCCGCAACATGATCATGGTCCTGGCTCCCCACAAGACCGTGAAGCCCAAGCCAGTCGCGACGCCGGCACCCGCCGTCGCCGCGGAGTAG
- the rpmI gene encoding 50S ribosomal protein L35 → MPKMKSHSGMKKRVKITGSGKLVHQGSGKRHNLENKSTKRIRQMDSHTSVAAVDVPRIKRMLGI, encoded by the coding sequence ATGCCCAAGATGAAGTCCCATTCCGGGATGAAGAAGCGCGTCAAGATCACCGGTAGCGGCAAGCTCGTGCACCAGGGCTCCGGCAAGCGTCACAACCTGGAGAACAAGTCCACCAAGCGCATCCGCCAGATGGACAGCCACACCAGCGTCGCCGCCGTCGACGTTCCGCGCATCAAGCGCATGCTCGGCATCTGA
- the rplT gene encoding 50S ribosomal protein L20 has protein sequence MARVKRAVNAHKKRRVILERARGYRGQRSRLYRKAKEQMLHSLNYAYNDRRKRKNEFRKLWITRINAAARAHGMTYNRFMQGLKLAGIEVDRKVLAELAVHDDSAFAALVTLAREAVPSVSDQSAALKKDAA, from the coding sequence GTGGCACGCGTCAAAAGGGCAGTCAACGCCCACAAGAAGCGCCGCGTCATCCTCGAGCGGGCCCGCGGTTACCGCGGCCAGCGCTCCAGGCTGTACCGCAAGGCCAAAGAGCAGATGCTGCACTCGCTCAACTACGCCTACAACGACCGCCGCAAGCGCAAGAACGAGTTCCGCAAGCTGTGGATCACTCGCATCAACGCGGCGGCGCGTGCCCACGGCATGACCTACAACCGCTTCATGCAGGGCCTGAAGTTGGCCGGCATCGAGGTCGACCGCAAGGTGCTCGCCGAGTTGGCCGTGCATGACGACTCCGCCTTCGCTGCGCTGGTCACCCTGGCCCGCGAAGCCGTCCCGTCGGTGTCCGACCAGAGTGCCGCCCTCAAGAAGGACGCAGCCTGA
- a CDS encoding RNA methyltransferase: MLTDKSSRIVAAHRLLRKPRRAEAGEFLAEGTQAVAEAVAAELRNPGTVKEIYLTKDAGLRNVELIRAAFAARIEVTQVTDRAAAALSDTVSPQGLVARCAMTLADVGEVIAAEPRLIAVLVETNDPGNAGTIIRLADAAGADAVIFAGESVDPFNPKAVRASTGSLFHLPVARAAEVGELLMQLSEAGLSVLATTGGGANTDLDTATDDGILDLPTAWLFGSEAHGLPEEVIAAADESISVPIYGAAESLNLATAAAICLYASARAHRAERSAPTP, from the coding sequence GTGCTGACCGACAAGTCGAGCCGGATCGTCGCTGCACACCGGTTGCTGCGCAAGCCGCGTCGCGCCGAGGCCGGGGAGTTCCTGGCCGAGGGAACGCAGGCCGTTGCGGAAGCTGTGGCCGCCGAACTGCGGAACCCGGGCACGGTCAAGGAGATCTACCTGACCAAGGACGCCGGTCTGCGCAACGTCGAGCTCATCCGGGCTGCGTTCGCCGCCCGGATCGAGGTCACCCAGGTGACGGACCGCGCCGCCGCCGCCCTGTCGGACACCGTGTCGCCCCAGGGCCTGGTGGCCCGCTGCGCCATGACGCTGGCCGATGTCGGCGAGGTGATCGCCGCGGAACCGCGCCTAATCGCCGTCCTGGTCGAGACCAACGACCCGGGGAACGCCGGCACGATCATCCGGCTGGCCGATGCCGCCGGCGCCGATGCCGTGATCTTCGCCGGGGAATCCGTCGACCCGTTCAACCCGAAGGCCGTCCGTGCGTCGACCGGGAGCCTGTTCCACCTCCCGGTCGCCCGTGCCGCCGAGGTGGGCGAGCTGCTCATGCAGCTGTCCGAAGCCGGCCTGTCCGTACTCGCCACCACCGGTGGGGGTGCCAACACCGACCTCGACACGGCCACCGATGACGGCATCCTCGACCTCCCGACGGCCTGGCTGTTCGGCTCGGAGGCCCATGGTCTTCCCGAGGAAGTGATTGCAGCAGCGGACGAATCGATCAGCGTGCCGATCTACGGTGCGGCCGAGTCGCTGAACCTGGCCACCGCAGCCGCGATCTGCCTGTACGCCAGTGCACGCGCACACCGGGCCGAGCGTTCAGCCCCCACGCCCTAG
- a CDS encoding DMT family transporter: protein MPERSAAIDTVPANADASITPRVDPTSSESGSGSGSVGPHSFPRAGVVFCVVSGITFGLAAVFAKESFAAGWSVPSLLSSRFVIAAVVFWIVVAVRRPPMPARRTILICVGLGAVGYALQSGFYFGALTKLGAAVVAQLLYIYPALVFLLALARRRETLALRKLLALGSTSVGLVLLLQGGGSAGGWALAGVLMGLGAAVTYTIYITVASSLPADLDLFLAAAMICTAAGVSLGSFAAATGTLHLPRQAAGWWWLLLFSMVSTVVAIVTFLAGLRLVGPSAAAILSCIEPVVTALTSALIYHEQLTL, encoded by the coding sequence GTGCCCGAACGCTCTGCTGCCATCGATACCGTCCCTGCCAACGCCGATGCTTCCATTACGCCACGGGTGGACCCGACGTCGTCCGAGTCGGGGTCGGGGTCGGGGTCGGTCGGACCGCACAGCTTCCCGCGCGCCGGCGTCGTCTTCTGCGTGGTCTCGGGCATCACATTCGGACTGGCCGCCGTCTTCGCGAAGGAGTCGTTCGCCGCGGGATGGTCGGTGCCGTCACTACTCTCGTCCCGGTTCGTCATCGCGGCAGTGGTGTTCTGGATCGTGGTCGCGGTACGCAGACCGCCGATGCCGGCCCGCCGCACGATCCTGATCTGCGTCGGTCTCGGCGCTGTCGGTTACGCCCTGCAGTCTGGGTTCTACTTCGGGGCGCTGACGAAGCTCGGTGCCGCCGTGGTGGCCCAACTGCTGTACATCTACCCGGCGTTGGTGTTCCTGCTGGCGCTGGCCAGGCGGCGCGAAACACTGGCTCTGCGAAAGCTTCTGGCGTTGGGCTCGACCAGTGTCGGATTGGTGCTGCTGTTGCAAGGGGGCGGCAGCGCCGGTGGGTGGGCGCTGGCCGGGGTGCTGATGGGACTGGGTGCCGCCGTCACCTACACCATCTACATCACGGTCGCGTCGTCCCTTCCCGCCGACCTCGATCTGTTCCTGGCGGCTGCGATGATCTGCACCGCAGCGGGCGTGAGCCTCGGCAGCTTCGCCGCGGCGACCGGAACCCTGCACCTGCCCCGGCAGGCGGCCGGCTGGTGGTGGTTGTTGCTCTTCTCGATGGTCTCCACGGTGGTCGCGATCGTGACCTTTCTTGCCGGGCTGCGGTTGGTCGGACCGTCTGCCGCGGCAATCCTGTCGTGCATCGAACCCGTGGTGACGGCCCTGACGTCTGCCCTGATCTACCACGAGCAGCTCACGCTCTGA